One Gloeobacter morelensis MG652769 DNA window includes the following coding sequences:
- the rimO gene encoding 30S ribosomal protein S12 methylthiotransferase RimO: MPATIAVTHLGCEKNRIDTEHMLGLLAQAGYQIDCDEDKAEYVLVNTCSFIGPARTESVRTLVNLAEQGKKIIIAGCLPQMFRDELLKEIPEAVAIVGTGDYHRIVEVVERSRTGERVSLVSATPTYIADEHLPRYRTTTEAVAYLKIAEGCDYRCAFCVIPHLRGDQRSRPIESIVAEAKQLASEGVKELILISQISTNYGLDLYGKPRLADLLRALGEVDIPWVRVHYAYPTGLTDELLTAVEHTANVLPYFDVPLQHSHPEVLRAMNRPWQADLNTRLLERIRERIPEATLRTTLIVGFPGESEAHFAHLCAFVERSAFDHVGVFAYSREENTAAANLAGQIPEAIKKRRRRDLMRLQQAISQRRNASQVGRVVPVLIEQENAQKKVWLGRSARFSPEIDGQVIVRGEAVLNQLIPVRITAATPYDLHGEVFQA, translated from the coding sequence ATGCCAGCCACGATCGCCGTCACCCACCTGGGCTGCGAGAAAAACCGCATCGACACCGAACACATGCTGGGGCTTCTGGCCCAGGCCGGTTACCAGATTGATTGCGACGAGGACAAAGCCGAGTACGTCCTGGTCAATACCTGCAGTTTCATCGGCCCGGCGCGCACCGAGTCGGTGCGCACCCTCGTCAACCTGGCGGAGCAGGGCAAGAAGATCATCATCGCCGGCTGCCTGCCCCAGATGTTCCGCGACGAATTGCTCAAAGAGATTCCCGAAGCGGTGGCTATCGTCGGCACCGGCGACTACCACCGCATCGTCGAGGTGGTCGAGCGCAGCCGCACCGGCGAGCGGGTCAGCCTGGTGAGCGCCACACCGACGTACATCGCCGACGAGCATCTGCCGCGCTACCGCACCACCACCGAGGCGGTGGCCTATCTCAAGATTGCCGAAGGCTGCGACTACCGCTGCGCGTTCTGCGTCATTCCCCACCTGCGGGGCGACCAGCGCAGCCGCCCGATCGAATCGATCGTGGCCGAGGCGAAGCAACTGGCGAGCGAAGGGGTCAAAGAACTGATCTTGATTTCTCAGATCTCGACCAACTACGGCCTTGACCTCTACGGCAAGCCCCGCCTCGCCGACCTGCTGCGCGCCCTCGGAGAAGTGGACATCCCCTGGGTACGGGTGCACTACGCCTACCCGACCGGCCTTACCGACGAATTGCTCACTGCCGTCGAGCACACTGCCAACGTGCTGCCCTACTTCGATGTGCCCCTCCAACACAGTCACCCGGAGGTGCTGAGGGCGATGAATCGCCCCTGGCAGGCGGACCTGAACACCCGGCTGTTGGAGCGTATCCGCGAGCGTATTCCCGAGGCGACCCTGCGCACGACGCTCATCGTCGGCTTTCCTGGCGAGAGTGAGGCGCACTTTGCCCATCTGTGCGCCTTTGTCGAGCGCTCCGCGTTCGATCACGTGGGCGTGTTCGCTTACTCGCGCGAGGAGAACACCGCCGCCGCCAATCTAGCAGGCCAGATCCCTGAAGCGATCAAAAAGCGCCGCCGCCGCGACCTGATGCGCCTGCAGCAGGCGATTTCCCAGCGCCGCAACGCCTCGCAGGTGGGCCGGGTGGTGCCGGTGCTCATCGAGCAGGAGAACGCTCAGAAAAAAGTATGGCTTGGCCGCTCGGCGCGCTTTTCGCCGGAGATCGACGGCCAGGTGATTGTCCGCGGCGAGGCCGTCCTCAACCAGTTGATCCCCGTGCGCATCACCGCCGCCACACCCTACGATCTGCACGGCGAAGTGTTCCAAGCCTGA
- a CDS encoding DUF1830 domain-containing protein, producing MQQSLDGLPPAGTHLTCSYANRTGGLQIVRVTNVPGWYFERVVFPAQTILFCALPEAQLEVYTGSHATCLLADTIPCTQLEIREMVSSIAVAAD from the coding sequence ATGCAACAGTCCCTGGACGGCCTGCCACCCGCAGGTACGCATCTCACCTGCTCCTACGCAAATCGCACCGGCGGTTTGCAGATTGTCCGCGTCACCAACGTTCCCGGCTGGTACTTCGAACGGGTCGTCTTCCCTGCCCAGACGATTCTGTTTTGTGCCCTGCCGGAAGCCCAGCTCGAAGTGTACACAGGCAGTCACGCGACGTGCTTGCTGGCGGATACGATCCCCTGCACCCAGCTAGAGATCCGCGAGATGGTCAGTTCGATCGCGGTTGCGGCGGATTGA
- a CDS encoding F0F1 ATP synthase subunit gamma, whose product MPNLRGIRDRIKSVKNTQKITKAMRLVAAARVRRAQEQVLASRPFADRLVGLLFRLRSRLRFEDVQSPLMERRDVQKVLVLVIAGDRGLCGAYNSNIIRRTVQYLRELQQQGKQFALYLVGNKAISFFRRSNFPIAKTLANPDPNAPLEAANQLITDDILAPFLSGEYDQVELVYTRFVSLISSRPTIQTLLPLDPDALGQEDETFKLITKGGGFEVLREKQQVRTEPEFAADTIFEQDPTQLLDALLPLYLTSEILHALQEASASELAARMTAMSAASDNAKKLLSTLTIVYNKARQASITQEILEVVSGANA is encoded by the coding sequence GTGCCGAACCTACGTGGTATACGCGATCGCATCAAATCCGTCAAAAATACCCAGAAGATCACCAAGGCCATGCGCCTGGTGGCTGCCGCCCGGGTCCGCCGCGCCCAGGAGCAGGTGCTCGCCAGCCGGCCCTTCGCCGACCGCCTGGTCGGTCTGTTGTTCCGGCTGCGCTCGCGGTTGCGCTTTGAGGACGTCCAGTCGCCGCTGATGGAGCGCCGCGACGTGCAGAAGGTGCTGGTGCTGGTGATTGCCGGCGACCGCGGTCTGTGCGGCGCCTACAATTCCAACATCATCCGCCGCACCGTGCAGTACCTGCGCGAGCTGCAGCAGCAGGGCAAGCAGTTCGCCCTCTACCTGGTGGGCAACAAAGCCATCTCGTTCTTCCGGCGCTCCAACTTTCCGATTGCCAAGACCCTCGCTAACCCCGATCCCAACGCTCCCCTCGAAGCGGCCAACCAGCTTATCACCGACGACATCCTGGCGCCGTTTCTGTCGGGTGAATACGACCAGGTCGAACTGGTCTACACCCGCTTTGTCTCGCTGATTTCTTCGCGCCCGACCATTCAGACCCTACTGCCCCTCGATCCTGACGCCCTTGGCCAGGAGGACGAGACTTTTAAGCTCATCACCAAGGGCGGCGGCTTCGAGGTGCTCCGCGAAAAGCAGCAGGTGCGCACCGAACCCGAATTCGCCGCCGATACTATCTTCGAGCAAGATCCCACCCAGTTGCTCGACGCGCTGTTGCCGCTGTATCTCACCAGCGAAATTCTGCACGCCCTGCAGGAAGCTTCAGCAAGCGAACTGGCCGCCCGCATGACGGCGATGAGTGCCGCTTCCGACAACGCCAAGAAGCTTCTGAGCACACTCACCATCGTCTACAACAAGGCGCGCCAGGCATCCATCACCCAGGAAATCCTGGAAGTGGTCAGCGGCGCAAACGCCTAA
- the hisF gene encoding imidazole glycerol phosphate synthase subunit HisF, protein MLAKRIVPCLDVKAGRVVKGVNFVGLRDAGDPVELAKLYNDQGADELVFLDIAATHEKRAILLDVVYRTAERVFIPLTVGGGIGDLDTIQALLDAGADKVSINSAAVRDPELISRAGERFGAQCIVLAIDARARAGTDGWEVYVRGGRTPTGLDAVAWAVEGERRGAGEILLTSMDADGTRAGYDLALTRAVAEAVQLPVIASGGAGNCEHIRTALTEGEAQAALLASLLHYGELTVEQIKAHLAAHGVPVRRG, encoded by the coding sequence ATGCTGGCAAAGCGCATCGTTCCCTGCCTCGACGTCAAGGCGGGCAGGGTGGTCAAGGGGGTCAACTTCGTCGGGCTGCGCGACGCGGGCGACCCGGTAGAATTGGCGAAGCTCTATAACGACCAGGGCGCAGATGAACTGGTGTTCCTGGATATTGCCGCTACCCACGAAAAGCGGGCGATCCTCCTCGACGTGGTCTACCGGACCGCCGAGCGGGTGTTCATCCCCTTGACCGTGGGCGGCGGCATCGGCGATCTGGATACGATTCAGGCCTTGCTCGACGCCGGGGCAGACAAAGTGAGCATCAATTCCGCCGCCGTGCGCGACCCTGAACTGATTTCGCGCGCCGGCGAACGCTTCGGTGCCCAGTGCATTGTGCTGGCCATCGACGCGCGCGCCCGCGCGGGTACCGACGGCTGGGAAGTCTACGTGCGCGGCGGCCGTACCCCCACCGGCCTCGACGCAGTAGCCTGGGCCGTCGAGGGCGAGCGGCGGGGGGCGGGGGAGATTTTGCTGACCAGCATGGACGCGGACGGCACCCGGGCCGGTTACGATCTAGCCCTCACCCGGGCGGTGGCCGAGGCGGTGCAGTTGCCGGTAATCGCCTCAGGGGGGGCGGGCAACTGCGAGCACATCCGCACCGCCCTCACCGAGGGGGAGGCGCAGGCGGCACTGCTCGCTTCGCTGTTGCACTACGGTGAACTCACCGTAGAGCAGATCAAAGCGCACCTCGCCGCGCACGGCGTGCCCGTGCGCCGGGGCTGA
- a CDS encoding cofactor assembly of complex C subunit B translates to MSSVLLRNLPIAVGLLGGTLVVLNRLLGTANLAPEQTRSDALGLAMAAVLVLVGLLWQQVQPAPPEEVQLAGEPIDERSERLAYAQEALLLIRRLLLEHTRARVLLVWWQGETAMRAGVFEGPSPFRAGPIVERVLRTGRPVYLVDLRLFPGRIEFAYLPSNLQAVVCQPLGNRGVLLVGSAAPRSFSEQELAWIETLAQFLDERLRAAG, encoded by the coding sequence ATGTCGTCGGTGCTGCTGCGCAATCTGCCCATCGCCGTGGGTCTCCTGGGGGGCACTCTGGTGGTGCTCAACCGGCTATTGGGTACCGCGAACCTCGCCCCCGAGCAGACCCGCTCCGACGCACTGGGGCTTGCCATGGCCGCGGTGCTGGTGCTGGTGGGGCTTTTGTGGCAGCAGGTCCAGCCGGCGCCCCCGGAAGAAGTGCAACTGGCGGGCGAGCCTATCGACGAGCGGTCGGAGCGCCTAGCCTATGCGCAAGAGGCACTGCTACTGATTCGGCGGTTGCTGCTGGAACACACCCGCGCCCGGGTGCTGCTCGTGTGGTGGCAGGGGGAGACGGCCATGCGCGCGGGCGTCTTTGAAGGACCATCCCCCTTCAGGGCAGGACCGATCGTCGAGCGGGTGCTGCGCACCGGCCGGCCGGTCTATCTGGTCGATTTGCGGCTGTTTCCGGGGCGGATCGAATTTGCGTATTTGCCTTCGAACCTGCAGGCAGTTGTCTGCCAACCGCTCGGCAATCGGGGTGTGTTGCTGGTGGGAAGTGCAGCACCCCGCAGTTTCTCCGAGCAGGAACTGGCCTGGATAGAAACCCTTGCGCAATTTCTCGATGAGCGATTGCGCGCAGCCGGATGA